GTTGCAAACAGTATTAAGAAAATCCCTGTCGTGTGAGACAACAATAAGAGTTTTCTTCCACCTGCATAAGTATTCTTCCAACCAGAGAACAGCCATGAGGTCCTGATGATTTGTAGGCTCATCCAATAGCAACAAAGTAGGCTGAACAAAAGTGCTCCGGCTAATGAAATTCTCATTCTCCAACCACCACTAAAGGACCGTGTTGCTCGACCTGCATATCTTTAGTAAAACCCAACCCAGCAAGAATTTTGGAAGCTTGAGCCTCAGCAGCATCGGATCCCATTAACTGCAACTTCTCATACAGTTCAGTCAGCTTCTCTCCCACATCATTCCCTTCATCGTCATCTTCCTCACCGTCACCGGTGGACATAGTCGAGGCATCCTGCAAAGAAGCAACTTCTTGTCGAAGTTTGACAAGTTCTTCGTTGGCTGAATTTTTGATGAAGTAGTAGAATTTAGGTAAAAATTTGAAGGGGTAATTTAGGCgattaataaatagttagagggaaataatattaaaaaagaacataaataagataaaatatcataaatccATTATTCTGAAGAATATGCATGTCTCGATCCCAAATTACGAAAGGTTagcgaattgaatccctaattacGAAATGTCAGCAAATTTAAtcccttattccgaaatttctcgcCGTTAGAACCTATAAATAAGTAACAACAaaacaacttaaaattttaaatttcaaggCTTCGGAAAAAGAGTTGTTGACCAAGGACGTTTTACGGTTACACTCACCCTCTTCAAATCTCCTCGCCGCCGGTACTTGTTCATTTGAATAATGGAGGGGGTAGGGGCCAGGTTCGGCCGATCTTCCACCCGTTTCACCGGCCCCGCCACCGTCTTCACCGGCCCCGTTCGCAAGTGGAAGAAAAAGTGGGTTCACGTGCCGCCGCCCAATTCCAACAACCACCATCACACGGCGTCCAACGGAAACGCTAATGGAAGCAACTCCTCCTCCCACCTCCAGTTTTACAAGTGGACGCCCATCGCTCCCAGCCAATCCAAAGACGGCAGCAACAATGATAGCAACGGCGCCGATAATGCCAATGCTGAACCTAAGGATTCGAGTAAAGACGGGGACGTTGCGGTCGAGAAGCCTCCGAAGAGACGATTCAAGTATATTCCGGTAATTCTGCCTTATTTGATTTGATTCCAATTTGGTTTATTTGAATCGTTCTTGTAATTGTAATTGCTCCTGTTTTTCGATTTGGCTTGGGCATGAGCTGAATTAAGGATTATCTGATTCGATCTGATCATTGTGCTTTTGTGAGTGTCTTGGCGGTCTAgggttatttatttttatcttttttttttgtaattaaatgcCGTGAATTGGGGAGCAATGGAAAATTTTGACTGAATTTTCTGAATGTTTTGACTTTATTCATAGCAAGATTACATGTTTATTGTATGCACATTTACGAATTGGAAGATGAATTTGATATTCATAACAACAAATCGATGAGGTTGTTTGGCTGTTTCACTTATAGTGGATCTGTATGCTATAACATTTGTTCCAAACTATTTTTGGGCGTGTATGGTGGGCCGTGGGTGGGAATCAGGAGTTTTTTCTTGCTTGGTTTTATTTGTAAGTAGTGGAAGGTAAAGAGCACCCTTCCTACCCATGAGAGATTTAGGATGATttgttttagaaaaaaattgttGGTGTAAAATTCTTGCTATGGTCCATTGAGGCAAACGAGTGTCTTACTCGAAAATCTTGGCGATGAGAAACTTTTTTTTGACCAATTCTTCGTTGCTAGTCTACAGCCCTGTACATGAAGTTGTTTATGGTTTTAAAGTTAGAATATGAATTTCATAATGCCTATATACTCTCTGTTCTTAACAATATGAACGAGCTGCATGTTGTTCTGCCTGGATAAACACATGCCACATTGCTAGTTTGTGAAATACACTTTTATGTGTCGTAAAAAGTAAATATCTATCCATTATTCATGATCTCGGTTATTTGGTTCACCAGGGTTGTTAATGGATTGTCCAAAAGTGTCCTACTTTTACCGCCAACTGACCTTCTACATGGTTATTTCAAGATCCAGTAAATTACGTTTCTGATTTTGTTTCTGTATGATTGGACAGATTGTTGTGCTTGAAGAACAAAAAGTTGAATCCTCTGAGCAGATGGAGGATGAAAATAAGTCCAGTGAAGATAACTCGGATGCAGTAGAGGCAACGTCCAGAGGTGACGAAAAACCTGACATGAATGATGTACCAATGGATGAAAATCAGGTGACATTGCATGTTTTTTTCTACTGTCTTTTCCTCTTGTTGCTCATTAGGTCTCTTCTGCTCTTTGTGGTTCTTAGTATAAAAAACTACACTCTTTATAGACAAGTCCACGAGTGCCTGGTTTTTACAAATGGGGATATGCTTTCTTAAAACTATAGAGCAGTGTTTCCTACCTTCTGAG
This sequence is a window from Salvia splendens isolate huo1 chromosome 5, SspV2, whole genome shotgun sequence. Protein-coding genes within it:
- the LOC121802804 gene encoding uncharacterized protein LOC121802804 translates to MEGVGARFGRSSTRFTGPATVFTGPVRKWKKKWVHVPPPNSNNHHHTASNGNANGSNSSSHLQFYKWTPIAPSQSKDGSNNDSNGADNANAEPKDSSKDGDVAVEKPPKRRFKYIPIVVLEEQKVESSEQMEDENKSSEDNSDAVEATSRGDEKPDMNDVPMDENQASETNSEERQDLNVSTLDLSLGLKAHDGENDSEWRDQNKDE